A region from the Streptomyces tsukubensis genome encodes:
- a CDS encoding DUF2277 domain-containing protein, which translates to MCRSIKTLRPPVLPEEATEDDIRAAALQYVRKVSGFRAPAAHNREVFDRAVDDIAEATARLLDGLEIRGGAKRV; encoded by the coding sequence ATGTGCCGCAGCATCAAGACCCTACGTCCGCCCGTCCTGCCCGAGGAGGCCACGGAGGACGACATCCGTGCCGCCGCCCTGCAGTACGTACGCAAGGTGTCCGGCTTCCGGGCGCCGGCCGCCCACAACCGCGAGGTGTTCGACCGAGCCGTCGACGACATAGCCGAGGCCACCGCCCGGCTGCTCGACGGTCTGGAGATCAGAGGAGGGGCCAAGAGGGTCTGA
- a CDS encoding phosphatidylinositol-specific phospholipase C domain-containing protein yields the protein MEATTLTVAGDPGVRSWMGGLGDATRLEHLTIPGTHHSASCFGPPWAVCQDTSVEQQLNGGIRFLDLRCRATNGAFTLHHGEVFQNVVLGEILGDCWDFLRAHPSEAVLMRIRQEYSDESDRVFRSLFDRYHRDWRSLLRVGDDIPVLGEARGRVVVVGGHDALPGVRYSDRLRRVRADSAEFAVTFTGGAADGSVPRETAAVVNRALLARLGSAVRGRPGLGIVAMDFPESEPGLVRALVDLNGTGDIGETEQAPGCGA from the coding sequence GTGGAAGCAACGACTCTGACCGTCGCCGGGGACCCGGGGGTTCGCTCCTGGATGGGTGGGCTCGGTGATGCGACCCGGCTGGAGCACCTCACGATCCCCGGTACCCACCACTCCGCGTCCTGCTTCGGGCCGCCGTGGGCCGTCTGTCAGGACACCTCCGTCGAGCAGCAGCTCAACGGAGGCATCCGCTTTCTGGACCTCCGCTGCCGTGCCACCAACGGTGCCTTCACCCTCCATCACGGCGAGGTCTTCCAGAACGTCGTCCTCGGCGAGATTCTCGGGGACTGCTGGGACTTCCTGCGTGCGCACCCCTCGGAGGCCGTGCTGATGCGTATCCGGCAGGAGTACTCGGACGAGAGCGACCGCGTCTTCCGGAGCCTCTTCGACCGGTACCACCGGGACTGGCGGTCCCTCCTCCGGGTCGGTGACGACATCCCGGTACTGGGGGAGGCGCGCGGCCGGGTCGTCGTTGTCGGCGGTCACGACGCGCTGCCCGGGGTGCGATACAGCGACCGGCTCCGCCGGGTCCGGGCGGACTCCGCAGAGTTCGCCGTCACCTTCACGGGCGGGGCGGCGGACGGGAGCGTGCCCCGCGAAACCGCCGCCGTCGTCAATCGCGCGCTCCTCGCCCGGCTGGGCTCCGCCGTCCGCGGTCGGCCCGGCCTCGGGATCGTCGCCATGGATTTCCCCGAATCGGAGCCGGGGCTCGTCCGCGCCCTCGTCGATCTCAACGGAACCGGTGATATCGGGGAAACGGAGCAGGCCCCCGGCTGCGGTGCGTAG
- a CDS encoding ABC transporter permease, giving the protein MLLKVDVTFGAVLAVLLVVAAVVAAVAHLGRSREIVVAGARAAAQLAAVSAVIGWVVHALPALFGFILLMYAVAVRTAGRRITRNGTWWWVALPIGAGVFPVVGALLLTGLVPLKGIALVPVTGILIGGALTATVLAGRRALDELRQRNGEVEAGLALGLYERDARLEVARKPAADALLPGLDQTRTVGLVTLPGAFVGMLLGGASPLLAGAVQLFVLVALMAVQAVAVAVVLELVARGRLHRDGAGEHGAGPGGGS; this is encoded by the coding sequence GTGCTGCTGAAGGTCGATGTCACGTTCGGGGCGGTCCTCGCCGTACTGCTCGTCGTGGCCGCGGTGGTGGCCGCCGTCGCGCACCTCGGGAGGTCCCGCGAGATCGTCGTCGCGGGCGCGCGGGCCGCGGCCCAGCTCGCCGCCGTGTCCGCGGTCATCGGGTGGGTGGTGCACGCGCTGCCGGCGCTCTTCGGCTTCATCCTCCTGATGTACGCCGTGGCCGTCCGGACCGCCGGGCGGCGGATCACCCGCAACGGGACGTGGTGGTGGGTCGCGCTGCCGATCGGGGCGGGGGTGTTCCCGGTCGTCGGGGCGCTGCTGCTGACCGGTCTGGTGCCGTTGAAGGGCATCGCGCTGGTGCCCGTCACGGGAATCCTGATCGGCGGGGCGCTGACCGCGACGGTGCTGGCCGGGCGGCGGGCGCTCGACGAGCTGCGGCAGCGGAACGGAGAGGTGGAGGCGGGGCTCGCGCTCGGTCTGTACGAACGGGACGCCCGGCTGGAGGTGGCCCGCAAACCGGCGGCGGATGCCCTCCTTCCGGGGCTGGACCAGACCCGTACGGTCGGCCTCGTCACCCTCCCCGGCGCCTTCGTCGGCATGCTGCTGGGCGGCGCTTCGCCGCTCCTCGCCGGGGCCGTCCAGCTCTTCGTCCTGGTCGCGCTCATGGCCGTACAGGCGGTCGCGGTCGCCGTGGTGCTGGAGCTGGTCGCGCGGGGGCGGCTGCACCGGGACGGTGCCGGTGAGCACGGCGCGGGCCCCGGGGGCGGCTCGTGA
- a CDS encoding TMEM165/GDT1 family protein, whose protein sequence is MISFTVMAITFGVVFLAELPDKTALAGLMLGTRYRASYVFAGVAAAFAVHVALAIAAGSVLTLLPHRLVQGVVGALFLAGALVLLLRKSDDDEESIKPPEDQSFWKVSGAGFMLILVAEFGDLTQIMTANLAARYDNPLSVGLGAVLALWAVAGLGILGGRTLMKYVPLKLITKIAATLMMVLAGFSFYEAITG, encoded by the coding sequence GTGATCAGCTTCACCGTTATGGCGATCACCTTCGGCGTCGTCTTCCTGGCGGAACTCCCCGACAAGACCGCGCTGGCCGGGCTGATGCTCGGCACGCGCTACCGCGCCTCCTACGTCTTCGCCGGCGTCGCCGCCGCCTTCGCCGTCCATGTCGCGCTCGCGATCGCCGCGGGCAGCGTGCTCACCCTGCTGCCGCACCGGCTGGTGCAGGGCGTGGTGGGTGCGCTGTTCCTGGCCGGTGCGCTGGTGCTGCTGCTGAGGAAGTCCGACGACGACGAGGAGTCCATCAAGCCGCCCGAGGACCAGTCCTTCTGGAAGGTGTCCGGGGCGGGCTTCATGCTGATCCTCGTCGCGGAGTTCGGCGATCTGACCCAGATCATGACGGCGAACCTCGCGGCCCGTTACGACAACCCGCTCTCGGTCGGGCTCGGCGCCGTGCTGGCGCTGTGGGCCGTGGCCGGTCTGGGCATCCTCGGCGGCCGGACGCTGATGAAGTACGTACCGCTGAAGCTGATCACCAAGATCGCGGCCACGCTGATGATGGTCCTGGCCGGATTCAGCTTCTACGAGGCCATCACCGGCTGA
- a CDS encoding protein-tyrosine phosphatase family protein: MGVWEPDAPGVMELPSGRFVRGRGLRRALPEGPEPEFGVYLLGKEPPAVGWESAWLRWPDFRLPADRPQAQQMLLRTLERCGDERVEVACGGGRGRTGTALACLAVLDGVPADEAVAYVRRAYDRHAVETPWQKRYVRAFGTR; the protein is encoded by the coding sequence ATGGGTGTCTGGGAACCGGATGCTCCGGGTGTCATGGAACTGCCGTCGGGGCGGTTCGTGCGGGGGCGGGGGCTGCGCAGGGCACTGCCCGAGGGGCCCGAGCCGGAGTTCGGGGTCTATCTGCTGGGGAAGGAGCCGCCCGCCGTCGGGTGGGAGAGCGCCTGGCTGCGCTGGCCCGATTTCCGGCTGCCCGCCGACCGGCCGCAGGCGCAGCAGATGCTGCTCCGGACGCTGGAGCGCTGCGGCGACGAGCGGGTCGAGGTCGCGTGCGGGGGCGGACGGGGACGTACCGGAACCGCCCTGGCCTGCCTCGCCGTACTCGACGGGGTTCCGGCGGACGAGGCGGTGGCGTACGTCCGGCGGGCCTACGACCGGCACGCCGTGGAGACGCCCTGGCAGAAGAGGTACGTGCGCGCCTTCGGCACCCGGTGA
- a CDS encoding DoxX family protein — translation MPASLTASLNRYQPYAIGGFRIVVGFLFACHGAASLFGLLGVPDNATVDAWTWPGWYAAVIQLVGGTLVMLGLGTRAAAFVSSGSMAYAYFKVHQPEALFPLENNGEASAMFCWAFLLLVFTGPGALALDGLFGRSSGATARATLPREHARTAR, via the coding sequence ATGCCCGCTTCCCTGACCGCGAGCCTGAACCGGTACCAGCCGTATGCCATCGGTGGTTTCCGAATCGTCGTCGGCTTCCTCTTCGCCTGCCACGGCGCCGCCTCCCTCTTCGGACTGCTCGGCGTGCCGGACAACGCCACCGTGGACGCCTGGACCTGGCCGGGCTGGTACGCGGCGGTCATCCAGCTGGTCGGCGGCACCCTGGTGATGCTGGGCCTGGGCACCCGGGCGGCGGCCTTCGTCTCGTCGGGTTCGATGGCCTACGCGTACTTCAAGGTCCACCAGCCCGAGGCGCTGTTCCCGCTGGAGAACAACGGCGAGGCGTCGGCGATGTTCTGCTGGGCCTTCCTGCTGCTGGTATTCACCGGCCCGGGCGCACTGGCGCTGGACGGCCTCTTCGGCCGGAGCAGCGGCGCCACGGCCCGCGCGACGCTCCCCCGCGAGCACGCCCGCACCGCCCGCTAG
- a CDS encoding DedA family protein, translating to MLESLGPLVGSPWIYAVVALSVLLDVFLPVLPSGVLVITAATAAAAGSTTVTGQVPREVPSLLILILCAATASVLGDLVAYRLARRGGDRFDRAIARSRRLTKAQARLGATLARGGGALVVIARFAPAGRSVVSLGAGAARRRVREFLPWSALAGVIWAGYSVGLGYFGGQWLGASWVGAAVSVFALFGAGALAAYVMRRRPAPQPATEPA from the coding sequence GTGCTGGAGAGTCTGGGGCCGCTGGTCGGCAGCCCTTGGATCTATGCCGTCGTGGCCCTCTCCGTGCTGCTCGACGTCTTTCTGCCGGTCCTGCCCAGCGGGGTCCTGGTGATCACCGCGGCGACGGCCGCGGCCGCGGGCAGCACGACCGTCACGGGCCAGGTGCCGCGTGAAGTGCCTTCGCTGCTGATCCTGATCCTCTGCGCGGCCACCGCATCCGTACTCGGCGATCTGGTCGCCTACCGGCTGGCCCGGCGCGGCGGAGACCGCTTCGACCGGGCGATCGCCCGGTCCCGCAGACTCACCAAGGCCCAGGCGCGGCTCGGCGCCACCTTGGCGCGGGGCGGCGGCGCCCTGGTGGTGATCGCCCGCTTCGCCCCGGCCGGCCGTTCCGTGGTCTCCCTCGGCGCGGGCGCGGCCCGCCGCCGGGTCCGGGAATTCCTCCCCTGGTCGGCGCTGGCGGGCGTGATCTGGGCGGGCTACAGCGTCGGCCTCGGCTACTTCGGCGGCCAGTGGCTGGGCGCGAGCTGGGTGGGCGCAGCGGTATCGGTCTTCGCCCTGTTCGGCGCGGGTGCCCTGGCGGCGTACGTCATGCGCCGCCGCCCGGCCCCGCAGCCGGCCACCGAACCGGCCTGA